The Fusobacterium necrophorum subsp. necrophorum genome has a window encoding:
- a CDS encoding type II restriction endonuclease, whose product MKRDFNTWLSAFRKSIADYAYYTDFEKVYRNINAIKIELNILNSLIGTKNIEDDFKILVNKYPEVLKCIPLLLAVRSNEIYAIDGDGEFTYNFKKPNFSIEQCEVFMRKTGLFDLMEHHIIQNLVDYATGVETGLDSNGRKNRGGHLMENLVESFIQKAGFIKDITYFKEMYIHQITDKWNIDLSAISNQGKMEKRFDYVIKTDNQLYLIETNCYTSGGSKLNETARSYKQISQEVDTIQGVTFVWFTDGKGWISARNNLEETFDVMQHIYNIKDLEEGIVNKIIV is encoded by the coding sequence GTGAAGAGAGATTTTAATACTTGGCTATCTGCTTTTCGAAAGAGCATAGCAGATTATGCTTATTATACAGATTTTGAAAAAGTATATAGAAATATAAATGCAATTAAAATTGAACTTAATATTTTGAATTCTTTAATTGGAACTAAAAATATTGAGGATGATTTTAAAATACTTGTAAATAAGTATCCTGAGGTTTTAAAATGTATTCCTTTGCTTTTAGCAGTAAGAAGTAATGAGATTTATGCCATAGATGGAGATGGAGAGTTTACATACAACTTTAAGAAACCCAATTTTTCTATAGAACAATGTGAGGTTTTTATGCGTAAAACTGGGTTATTTGATTTAATGGAACATCATATTATTCAAAATCTTGTAGATTATGCGACAGGAGTTGAAACAGGTTTAGATTCTAATGGTCGTAAAAATCGGGGCGGACACCTTATGGAAAATTTGGTAGAAAGTTTCATCCAAAAAGCAGGATTCATAAAAGATATAACTTATTTTAAGGAAATGTACATTCATCAAATTACAGATAAGTGGAATATAGATTTATCTGCTATTTCTAATCAAGGAAAGATGGAAAAACGTTTTGACTATGTGATTAAGACCGATAATCAGTTATATCTTATTGAAACGAATTGCTATACCAGTGGTGGTTCAAAATTGAATGAAACTGCTCGAAGTTATAAACAAATATCACAAGAAGTTGATACAATACAAGGTGTTACATTTGTATGGTTTACTGATGGAAAAGGATGGATCAGTGCACGGAATAATTTGGAAGAAACTTTTGATGTCATGCAACATATTTATAATATTAAAGATTTGGAAGAAGGGATTGTCAATAAAATAATAGTGTGA
- a CDS encoding Dam family site-specific DNA-(adenine-N6)-methyltransferase, with protein sequence MEFMSAKEAAEKWGISQRRVATLCMERRIKEATMVGNMWIIPADAEKPMDARSLRYNKKERETVRSFLKWAGGKAQLLREIEQYYPFSESHITKYAEPFVGGGAVLFDILSKYNLKEVYISDINKELINTYHMIRDEVEKLIELLLKYQGEYIPLEKEERKKYYFEKREHFNHLKVEGNKTINIEKAALMIFLNKTCFNGLYRVNKKGLFNVPMGSYKNPMICDESNLRAVSKKLQKVTIVCGTYKESIHFIDKNTFVYFDPPYRPITNTANFTAYSENLFLDEEQMELANFVDEVNQTGAKIVLSNSDPKNTKEEDNFFDEIYSSYNIKRVEATRMINCNSKARGKIYELLISNF encoded by the coding sequence ATGGAATTTATGTCTGCCAAAGAAGCGGCTGAGAAATGGGGAATTTCTCAAAGAAGAGTTGCTACTCTTTGTATGGAACGGAGAATTAAAGAAGCAACTATGGTTGGGAATATGTGGATTATACCTGCTGATGCTGAAAAACCTATGGATGCGAGAAGTCTTCGATATAATAAAAAGGAAAGAGAAACGGTAAGATCATTTCTGAAATGGGCAGGAGGGAAGGCTCAGCTCCTTAGAGAAATTGAACAATACTATCCTTTTTCTGAAAGTCATATCACCAAATATGCCGAACCATTTGTGGGTGGGGGTGCAGTTTTATTTGATATTCTTAGTAAATATAATTTAAAAGAAGTGTATATTAGTGATATAAATAAAGAACTTATCAATACTTATCATATGATTCGTGATGAGGTTGAGAAATTGATTGAGCTGCTTTTGAAATATCAAGGAGAATATATCCCACTGGAAAAAGAGGAACGAAAAAAATATTATTTTGAAAAAAGAGAACATTTTAATCATCTAAAAGTGGAGGGAAATAAAACTATCAATATTGAAAAAGCTGCACTTATGATTTTTTTGAATAAGACTTGTTTCAATGGTTTATATCGTGTCAATAAGAAAGGTTTGTTTAATGTACCTATGGGCTCCTATAAAAATCCTATGATTTGTGATGAAAGTAATCTGAGGGCAGTATCCAAAAAATTGCAGAAAGTTACTATTGTTTGTGGGACTTATAAAGAATCTATACATTTTATAGACAAAAATACTTTTGTCTATTTTGATCCACCATATAGACCTATTACGAATACAGCAAATTTTACAGCATATAGTGAAAATTTATTTCTTGACGAGGAGCAAATGGAGCTTGCGAACTTTGTTGATGAAGTGAATCAAACAGGGGCTAAAATAGTTCTTAGTAATTCTGATCCTAAAAATACAAAAGAAGAAGATAATTTTTTTGATGAAATATATTCCTCTTACAATATCAAGAGGGTAGAAGCTACTCGAATGATTAACTGTAATAGTAAAGCAAGAGGAAAAATTTATGAATTACTTATTAGCAATTTCTAA
- a CDS encoding diaminopimelate epimerase codes for MKLEFVKINPVENMTVLVKTKINRENYAEVSRYLMEYGNVYCEQVGFIEGQHLQMMGGEFCGNASRSFAAYLAFQDEDFQKEKNYEITCSGYSKTLSVWVRQGEKEHQFLAKIAMPEILSMKKEDIIMGERSISVYRVCLEGITHFILEEKPKTEIVNVFQKYMEKEEYEAFGLMFFEKEKCRMTPYVQVKEISGVWERSCASGTTALGYYLREKYQMQRANIQQPGGYLEVSLEGEQVFIDGLVKIVAEGEAFF; via the coding sequence ATGAAGTTAGAGTTTGTAAAAATAAATCCTGTAGAGAATATGACAGTCTTAGTGAAAACGAAAATAAACAGGGAAAATTATGCTGAAGTTTCAAGATATTTAATGGAATATGGAAATGTATATTGTGAGCAGGTCGGTTTTATAGAGGGGCAACATCTGCAAATGATGGGGGGAGAATTTTGCGGGAATGCCTCTCGAAGTTTTGCTGCCTACCTTGCTTTTCAAGATGAGGACTTTCAAAAGGAAAAAAATTATGAGATTACTTGTTCCGGATATTCTAAAACACTATCAGTTTGGGTAAGACAGGGAGAAAAAGAACATCAATTTTTGGCAAAAATTGCTATGCCGGAAATCCTTTCGATGAAGAAAGAAGACATCATAATGGGAGAAAGAAGCATTTCTGTATATCGAGTTTGTTTAGAAGGAATTACTCATTTTATCCTTGAAGAAAAGCCGAAGACCGAGATAGTAAATGTATTTCAGAAATATATGGAGAAGGAAGAGTATGAAGCCTTTGGTCTTATGTTTTTCGAGAAAGAAAAATGTAGGATGACTCCTTATGTGCAAGTAAAAGAAATCAGTGGTGTTTGGGAAAGAAGTTGTGCTTCCGGGACGACAGCTTTAGGATATTATTTACGAGAGAAATATCAAATGCAAAGAGCAAATATTCAGCAACCGGGAGGATATTTGGAAGTCAGTTTGGAAGGGGAGCAAGTCTTTATTGACGGCTTGGTGAAAATAGTAGCTGAAGGAGAGGCTTTTTTCTAA
- the kdsA gene encoding 3-deoxy-8-phosphooctulonate synthase, with product MIQDTKVVKVGENITIGGKKRFTLIAGPCVMESQELMLEVAGEISALCKKLGIDYIFKASFDKANRSSIHSYRGPGLEEGLKMLQKVKDTYGIPVVTDIHEPWQCEKVAQVADLLQIPAFLCRQTDLLIAAAATGKPVNIKKGQFLAPWDMKNVVVKMEESGNEGILLCERGSTFGYNNMVVDMRSLLEMRKFGYPVVFDVTHAVQKPGGLGTATSGDREYVYPLMRAGLAVGVDAIFAEVHPNPEVAKSDGPNMLYLKDLEDILKVAIQIDDLVKNY from the coding sequence ATGATACAAGATACAAAAGTAGTAAAGGTAGGAGAAAATATTACAATCGGAGGGAAAAAACGCTTTACCCTGATTGCAGGACCTTGTGTTATGGAATCACAGGAATTGATGTTGGAAGTAGCGGGAGAAATCAGTGCTCTTTGTAAAAAATTAGGAATAGATTATATTTTTAAGGCATCTTTTGACAAAGCAAATCGTTCCTCAATTCACTCTTATCGAGGACCGGGTTTAGAAGAAGGATTGAAAATGCTTCAAAAAGTAAAAGATACTTATGGGATTCCAGTGGTAACGGATATTCATGAACCATGGCAATGTGAAAAAGTGGCTCAAGTTGCAGATTTATTACAAATACCGGCCTTTTTGTGTCGACAGACAGATTTGTTGATTGCAGCAGCTGCAACAGGAAAGCCTGTGAACATTAAAAAAGGACAATTTTTAGCTCCTTGGGATATGAAAAATGTCGTTGTAAAAATGGAAGAAAGTGGAAATGAAGGAATTTTACTTTGTGAACGAGGGAGCACTTTTGGATATAACAATATGGTAGTGGATATGCGTTCTTTATTGGAAATGAGAAAATTCGGATATCCTGTTGTTTTTGATGTAACTCATGCAGTGCAAAAACCGGGGGGACTGGGGACGGCAACTTCAGGAGATCGAGAATATGTGTATCCATTGATGAGAGCAGGTCTGGCTGTTGGTGTGGATGCTATTTTTGCCGAAGTGCATCCGAATCCGGAAGTTGCAAAGTCAGACGGACCGAATATGTTGTATCTAAAGGATTTGGAAGACATCTTAAAAGTAGCAATTCAAATAGATGATTTGGTGAAAAACTACTGA
- a CDS encoding TonB-dependent receptor — MKGKILVLAILLSSLSFATAEIQLESSKIRGGGYYKPSMEENNGTIVITEEMIQKKHYDSVAKIFEDSPVSVVRHTAFGPIVDLRGSGERTISRVKVMIDGTPINPLEETHGTIPFDTIPVESIAKIEIVPGTGTTKYGGGTTGGYINIHTKKDKQKNYITINADHASYHANSIGIAAGMNASKKLFVYAGEAYQRKDGYRKKDHSDRNNFLGGFDYQINAKHRIKGQGNLYREDLKSTTEVTHEELKQDRRKAGEDTKIEMDRDFASLDYEYTPTSHFTLRANVNRAHFTRDVSMDAKQEQLTLVNAFRFTHNMSMVDDEVKTLKPVLKDFQSTMEGKFKEENQEGKVDGEWKYNQGKGHLQFGYAYNKKSLDQNLKIQSKPFNLGKSLYYLFPGDPAPHPFEDYAGKVLDQETMWRVIFNDLGYSQEYIDTHAPSMAGDNSGEILDLQNYNQVDSFRNTHSLYLLNDYKITPKLNFRSGLRWEYSKYGSKRKNYMAIGIHKAQHSDLAASAGLAGLLDSYEKEALLLGKLDYVDIELSIKDTDMKDSSHNFGGEVGFSYQYHKKGNLYFRYERGFLSPLPSQLTNKDFLTGNYYPSGVKSEKVDTIEIGIKHSLWNNTHIEANTFFSLTKDEITNMRYNANNHMNMRWAYANISKTRRLGFELNAEHIFDKLKIRESFSYVDAKIAKDTGFKDYYHSDYKEGTKNEFKDAPLYYKKGQTVPLVSKVKVTVGAEYQCTDKLSLGGNYNYVSGYDTREPGEGFQAKTYKVKGHGTLDLFGRYYFTDYAYVRFGVNNVLGEKYNLREDSHYAVPAPKQNYYAGFSYKF, encoded by the coding sequence ATGAAAGGAAAAATATTAGTGTTAGCAATTTTGCTAAGTAGTCTATCCTTTGCTACTGCGGAAATTCAATTGGAAAGCTCCAAAATTCGGGGGGGGGGGTACTATAAACCCTCTATGGAAGAGAATAATGGCACGATTGTCATTACAGAAGAAATGATACAAAAAAAACATTATGACAGCGTTGCCAAAATTTTTGAAGATTCTCCGGTTTCCGTTGTAAGACATACGGCATTCGGACCGATTGTTGATTTACGAGGAAGTGGAGAACGAACCATCAGTCGAGTGAAAGTGATGATTGATGGGACACCGATCAACCCTCTGGAAGAAACTCACGGAACCATTCCTTTTGATACCATTCCGGTGGAATCCATTGCTAAGATAGAAATTGTTCCGGGAACAGGAACGACGAAATATGGGGGAGGAACCACAGGAGGATATATCAATATTCACACGAAGAAAGACAAACAAAAGAATTATATTACCATCAATGCGGATCATGCTTCCTACCATGCCAACAGTATTGGAATTGCTGCGGGAATGAATGCGAGCAAGAAATTATTTGTCTATGCGGGAGAAGCTTACCAAAGAAAAGACGGCTATCGAAAGAAAGATCATTCGGACAGAAATAATTTTTTAGGAGGCTTTGATTATCAAATCAATGCAAAACATAGGATCAAAGGACAAGGAAATCTCTACCGAGAGGATTTAAAATCCACGACAGAAGTGACTCACGAAGAATTGAAACAGGACAGAAGAAAAGCGGGAGAAGACACCAAGATAGAAATGGATCGAGATTTCGCTTCTTTGGATTATGAATACACACCTACTTCCCATTTTACATTGAGAGCCAATGTCAATCGAGCTCATTTTACAAGAGATGTATCTATGGATGCGAAGCAGGAGCAGCTTACTTTGGTTAATGCGTTTCGTTTTACTCACAATATGAGTATGGTTGACGATGAAGTAAAAACTTTGAAACCTGTATTGAAAGATTTTCAATCCACTATGGAAGGGAAATTTAAAGAAGAAAATCAAGAAGGAAAAGTGGACGGAGAATGGAAGTACAATCAAGGAAAAGGGCATTTACAATTTGGATATGCATACAATAAAAAATCTTTAGACCAAAATTTGAAAATTCAATCAAAACCATTTAACTTGGGAAAAAGTTTATATTATTTATTTCCCGGAGATCCAGCACCTCATCCTTTCGAGGACTATGCAGGAAAAGTATTAGATCAGGAAACTATGTGGAGAGTTATTTTTAACGATTTAGGCTATTCTCAAGAATATATTGATACACATGCACCTTCTATGGCAGGAGATAACAGTGGAGAAATTTTAGATCTTCAAAATTATAATCAAGTAGATTCCTTTCGGAATACTCATTCCTTGTATTTGTTAAATGATTATAAAATTACTCCAAAATTAAATTTCCGAAGTGGATTACGATGGGAATATTCTAAATATGGTTCTAAGCGAAAAAATTATATGGCAATAGGAATTCATAAAGCTCAACATTCTGATTTAGCTGCTTCCGCAGGACTTGCAGGACTCTTGGATAGTTATGAAAAAGAAGCCTTGCTTCTTGGAAAATTAGATTATGTTGACATTGAATTGTCCATTAAGGATACGGATATGAAAGATAGTAGCCACAACTTTGGAGGAGAAGTTGGGTTCTCCTATCAATATCATAAGAAAGGGAATTTGTATTTCCGTTATGAAAGAGGCTTTTTATCTCCGTTGCCTTCTCAACTTACGAATAAAGATTTCCTAACTGGAAATTATTATCCGAGTGGAGTTAAATCAGAAAAAGTAGATACTATTGAAATCGGAATCAAGCATTCTCTATGGAACAATACTCATATCGAAGCCAATACTTTCTTCTCTTTAACCAAAGATGAAATTACAAATATGCGATATAATGCTAACAACCATATGAATATGCGTTGGGCATATGCCAATATTTCTAAAACGAGAAGACTTGGTTTTGAATTGAATGCGGAACATATTTTTGACAAATTAAAAATTCGAGAATCTTTCAGTTATGTGGATGCTAAAATAGCAAAAGATACCGGATTTAAAGATTATTATCATTCCGACTACAAAGAAGGAACTAAAAATGAGTTTAAAGATGCACCTCTATACTATAAAAAAGGACAAACAGTACCTCTTGTTTCTAAGGTCAAAGTAACAGTAGGAGCAGAATATCAATGTACAGATAAATTGAGTTTAGGAGGAAACTATAACTATGTCAGTGGCTATGATACTCGAGAACCGGGCGAAGGTTTCCAAGCAAAGACCTATAAAGTAAAAGGTCATGGAACTTTGGACCTGTTTGGAAGATATTATTTCACAGACTATGCCTATGTACGATTTGGAGTGAATAATGTGCTAGGAGAAAAATATAACTTGCGGGAAGATTCCCATTATGCGGTACCGGCTCCAAAACAAAATTACTATGCAGGCTTTAGTTATAAGTTCTAA
- a CDS encoding Txe/YoeB family addiction module toxin — protein MRKIWHNEAWEEYIDWQNKDKKTLKKINNLFKDIDRNGYHCIGKLEPLRGNWNGFYSVRIDIKNRIVFRILDDTMEIVQCGSHYGDK, from the coding sequence ATGCGTAAAATTTGGCATAATGAGGCTTGGGAAGAATATATTGACTGGCAGAATAAAGATAAAAAAACATTGAAAAAAATAAATAATCTTTTTAAAGATATAGACAGAAATGGGTATCATTGCATAGGAAAACTAGAACCATTGCGTGGCAATTGGAATGGCTTCTATAGTGTTCGTATTGATATAAAAAATAGAATTGTATTTAGAATTTTAGATGATACTATGGAAATAGTACAATGTGGTTCACATTATGGAGATAAGTAA
- a CDS encoding autotransporter outer membrane beta-barrel domain-containing protein codes for MNMKKRYWIFVAYLCIHQLGFSTSVQILQNGEEKGNTENPIILNHDYSKSDQEAKENEEKIKQWMEEGKIEKNPVFPFLFFHSSPEALAQTGIIVNFEKAEDDKAIILKNKEIQMKNGILDIEGNLWAYPSSKAREVIIENSKISMERNRGIVSYREASGMYDYYYQFQENGRKKQIEDIEKERELYKTSYSTTNGKIQNALLHLKNSELNMKVTEGTEYHTKINSDGLYPNLVLHWGVSQNPKGKDLNLYPISTGLHISREVEKLADGKYDLLLSHGFSIFGGGLSVKGFQKESVLAWNQNLFHKEKGNPLFRLGKNTKMKAEFFRLNNSHMITDRLTSELPELHGVTYNPMEDEMIVFQKDSEASFDTMEIEGANVKFQGGKVNLLPTDKHKSSPFAFAHSQLMGNAVFNIKGDSILRGAVAYGHLVDKNIFFTDLSFLSGSKIDVGIIKDSARDLFKGYVALDKIKDEAIRGGLYKFTLEGNTKTYLGFSKREMDKKLKERIEELQEQLEEMENITPEQLEELPPMYKEKWAQIIQDKKDEIKVKQVTDLYHTSDADMHFKENSDLYLFREKYKDDVLVKNGEITDEKDEQGNLSEFTGRLTFDSNSRMHLRSNLKEEISDQLIATHYPILGEGAVLHLDNKGESSYTGQEKIVLVKANKGTSSKTKFSLQGGKVTLGGFDYHLYERLTEEGKEYYLAHGIVEGVLPEKVTPKKFISEITNIGDFISVGPTSTGETVKDKKIKAETTQEEYAISYHGDSQFENSQLAALGGKGILSANAKLSLINSSLMSNQGLALEGTEEKELLTVDKGSSLLLENSKGGAALSIKNAKVRLNDVKKATLRGSYAIYSNGGNISGSGLFDIDGNIYHKGKGGINLTLEKGSLVNASMIDIAGNTESSKLHLKDGSNMFVKNYSNANMIFEKGSQLHLYLKEEADQKLDILQQGNRVIFTEPINFSNTDIYFRTNMDKEESDRLELLSTLTGTGANLHLNNHAEADMPSGGKEVDLVIAKTPENFKWNLANPVEVGGYFYNASLKKKSNGLGSDIISITVGDSGTRKATLSSTAKGMISNTVSDYIMHHSLQDSIFDSLYSNDYSSERLHSIWAKTSADTFETKDYGMKNEANTILVGMDRALNAEEGLYGGFFAGNLHNTKKISSSSGKGSFQGFTGGAYLSYRGYLGFGDAFVAYTTGKSKYHVLDTASETVANDRNSKHLGAGIRFGRQFFLDSAEHFYLEPSAKITYGRLQGESSKASNGLMTKVDAIKSWTTGAYARVGYQNQFSFGKINSYAKVGVTQEILGKYRVLLNERGREEIKLDGNTINYGLGCEYTIGNNTISLDFDVKNSPILKNHYKVSVGYQYKF; via the coding sequence ATGAATATGAAAAAACGGTATTGGATATTTGTTGCTTATTTATGTATACATCAGCTTGGATTTTCTACTTCCGTTCAGATTCTGCAAAATGGAGAAGAGAAGGGAAATACAGAAAATCCGATTATATTAAATCATGATTATAGCAAATCCGATCAAGAAGCTAAAGAAAATGAGGAAAAAATAAAACAGTGGATGGAAGAAGGAAAAATAGAAAAAAATCCTGTATTTCCTTTTCTCTTTTTTCATTCGAGCCCGGAAGCATTGGCTCAGACAGGAATTATTGTTAATTTTGAAAAAGCAGAAGATGATAAAGCAATAATTTTGAAAAACAAAGAGATACAGATGAAAAATGGGATTTTAGATATTGAGGGCAACTTGTGGGCATATCCTTCTTCTAAGGCAAGAGAAGTCATCATCGAAAACTCCAAAATTTCTATGGAAAGAAATCGAGGAATTGTGTCCTATAGGGAAGCAAGTGGAATGTATGACTATTATTATCAATTTCAGGAAAATGGACGAAAAAAACAAATTGAGGATATAGAAAAAGAAAGAGAATTATATAAAACGAGTTACAGCACAACAAATGGAAAGATTCAAAATGCACTCCTACATTTAAAAAATTCGGAGCTTAATATGAAAGTAACAGAAGGAACGGAATATCATACGAAGATAAATTCAGACGGATTATATCCAAATTTAGTACTTCACTGGGGAGTTTCTCAAAATCCAAAGGGAAAGGATTTGAATTTGTATCCAATTTCGACAGGGTTACATATCAGTAGAGAGGTAGAAAAACTTGCAGATGGAAAGTATGACCTTCTTCTTTCTCATGGATTTTCTATTTTTGGTGGAGGGCTTAGTGTGAAAGGCTTCCAAAAAGAATCCGTACTTGCCTGGAATCAAAATCTCTTTCATAAGGAAAAGGGAAATCCGTTATTTCGTCTTGGAAAAAACACAAAAATGAAAGCAGAATTTTTCCGATTGAACAATTCTCACATGATAACAGATCGTTTAACCTCCGAACTTCCTGAATTGCACGGAGTTACTTATAATCCAATGGAAGACGAGATGATTGTTTTTCAGAAAGATTCAGAAGCTAGTTTTGATACTATGGAAATAGAGGGAGCTAATGTAAAGTTTCAGGGAGGAAAAGTAAATTTGTTACCTACAGACAAACATAAGTCTTCTCCGTTCGCTTTTGCTCACAGTCAATTGATGGGAAATGCGGTATTTAATATCAAAGGAGATTCTATTTTAAGGGGAGCTGTTGCCTATGGTCATCTGGTAGATAAAAATATTTTTTTCACAGATTTGAGCTTTCTTTCTGGTTCTAAAATAGATGTTGGAATTATTAAAGATTCTGCCAGAGATTTGTTTAAAGGGTATGTTGCACTTGATAAGATAAAAGATGAAGCTATCCGTGGGGGTTTGTATAAATTTACTTTGGAAGGAAATACGAAAACTTATCTTGGTTTTTCGAAAAGAGAAATGGATAAGAAATTAAAAGAGCGAATAGAAGAGCTTCAAGAACAATTAGAAGAAATGGAAAATATTACTCCGGAACAATTGGAAGAATTGCCACCTATGTATAAGGAAAAATGGGCACAGATAATACAGGATAAAAAAGATGAGATTAAAGTAAAGCAGGTTACAGATTTATATCACACTTCCGATGCCGATATGCATTTTAAGGAAAACAGCGATTTATACTTATTTCGAGAAAAATATAAAGACGATGTTTTGGTCAAAAATGGAGAAATTACGGATGAAAAGGACGAACAAGGAAATTTATCTGAATTCACCGGTCGTTTGACCTTTGACTCCAATTCTCGAATGCATCTTCGTAGTAATTTGAAAGAGGAAATTTCCGACCAATTGATTGCGACTCATTATCCTATTTTAGGAGAAGGAGCGGTTCTTCATTTGGACAATAAAGGAGAAAGTTCTTATACAGGACAGGAAAAAATAGTGTTAGTGAAAGCAAATAAGGGAACAAGCTCTAAAACGAAATTCAGTTTGCAGGGTGGAAAAGTAACGTTAGGAGGCTTCGATTATCATTTGTATGAAAGATTGACAGAAGAGGGAAAAGAATATTATCTAGCTCATGGAATTGTAGAAGGAGTCTTGCCGGAAAAAGTAACTCCAAAGAAATTTATTTCTGAAATTACCAATATCGGTGATTTTATTTCTGTCGGTCCTACTTCCACCGGAGAAACGGTGAAAGATAAAAAAATAAAAGCGGAAACCACACAAGAGGAATATGCAATCAGTTATCATGGAGATAGTCAATTTGAAAATTCTCAACTGGCTGCACTTGGGGGAAAAGGAATCTTATCCGCGAATGCAAAACTTAGTTTAATAAATTCTTCTTTGATGTCAAATCAAGGATTGGCTTTGGAGGGAACAGAGGAAAAAGAATTACTGACAGTGGATAAAGGGAGTTCTTTGCTTTTAGAAAATTCTAAAGGAGGGGCAGCTCTTTCGATAAAGAATGCAAAAGTTCGTCTGAATGATGTAAAGAAAGCGACTTTAAGAGGAAGTTATGCAATTTATTCCAATGGAGGAAATATTTCAGGAAGCGGACTTTTTGATATTGATGGAAATATTTATCACAAAGGAAAGGGAGGCATCAATCTGACTTTAGAAAAAGGTTCCCTTGTAAATGCTTCCATGATTGATATTGCCGGAAATACAGAAAGTAGTAAATTGCATTTGAAAGATGGAAGTAACATGTTTGTCAAGAATTATTCCAATGCGAATATGATATTTGAAAAAGGAAGTCAACTTCATTTGTACTTAAAAGAAGAAGCGGATCAAAAATTGGATATCTTACAGCAAGGAAATCGGGTGATTTTTACAGAACCAATTAACTTTAGTAATACGGATATTTATTTTAGAACGAATATGGATAAAGAAGAATCCGACCGATTGGAATTGCTTTCCACCTTGACAGGAACAGGAGCTAACTTGCATTTGAATAACCATGCGGAAGCAGACATGCCTTCTGGAGGAAAGGAAGTGGATTTGGTCATTGCAAAAACTCCGGAAAACTTCAAATGGAACTTGGCAAATCCGGTAGAAGTGGGGGGATATTTCTATAATGCAAGCTTAAAGAAAAAATCCAATGGATTAGGTAGTGATATTATTTCCATTACTGTCGGAGATTCCGGAACGAGAAAAGCCACTCTATCCTCTACCGCCAAAGGAATGATATCCAACACTGTTTCGGATTATATCATGCATCATTCTTTGCAAGATAGTATTTTCGATAGTCTGTATTCCAATGATTATTCTTCAGAAAGATTACATTCTATTTGGGCAAAAACAAGTGCGGATACTTTTGAAACAAAAGATTATGGTATGAAAAATGAAGCAAATACGATCTTAGTTGGAATGGATCGAGCTTTGAATGCCGAAGAAGGATTGTATGGAGGATTCTTTGCAGGAAACCTTCATAATACGAAAAAGATTTCCTCTTCTTCCGGAAAAGGTTCCTTCCAAGGATTTACCGGAGGAGCCTACCTATCTTATCGTGGATATTTAGGATTCGGAGATGCTTTTGTTGCTTATACGACAGGAAAATCCAAATATCATGTCTTGGATACGGCTTCGGAGACTGTAGCGAATGACAGAAATTCCAAACATTTGGGAGCGGGGATTCGATTCGGAAGACAATTCTTTCTGGACAGTGCAGAACATTTTTATCTGGAACCAAGTGCAAAGATTACTTATGGAAGATTACAGGGGGAAAGTTCCAAGGCAAGCAACGGATTGATGACCAAGGTAGATGCGATTAAATCATGGACGACAGGTGCTTATGCAAGAGTGGGATACCAAAATCAATTTTCTTTTGGAAAAATCAATTCTTATGCGAAAGTGGGAGTGACCCAAGAGATTTTAGGAAAATACAGAGTACTTTTGAATGAAAGAGGAAGAGAAGAAATCAAGTTAGACGGAAATACTATAAATTATGGATTAGGTTGTGAATATACGATAGGAAACAACACGATTTCCCTAGATTTCGATGTAAAAAATTCTCCTATATTAAAGAATCATTACAAAGTATCTGTGGGATACCAATACAAGTTTTAA
- a CDS encoding type II toxin-antitoxin system RelB/DinJ family antitoxin → MAQISFRIDDNLKKNVEQICEELGMSMSTAIHIYLKKLVREGGIPFEVVADPFYSMKNMAVLDSRIADIKAGKNIAEHELIEVE, encoded by the coding sequence ATGGCACAAATTAGTTTTAGAATTGATGATAATTTAAAAAAAAATGTAGAGCAAATATGTGAGGAGCTTGGAATGTCTATGTCTACGGCAATCCATATTTATTTAAAAAAACTTGTAAGAGAGGGGGGAATCCCTTTTGAAGTCGTGGCAGATCCATTTTATTCCATGAAAAATATGGCAGTTCTTGATAGTAGAATTGCAGATATAAAAGCAGGCAAAAATATTGCGGAGCACGAGCTTATAGAGGTGGAATGA